A region from the Gossypium hirsutum isolate 1008001.06 chromosome A08, Gossypium_hirsutum_v2.1, whole genome shotgun sequence genome encodes:
- the LOC107958225 gene encoding GDSL esterase/lipase At4g10955, which yields MSRGREPFSLVGPKHLTTVDWNDYNHRRSVLTSLIKGVSERERDRQVELRGGSETLAPQWWDFFNFKLVNELVDEDDESIFGAIFEYVLPSATNPGPGYVIAFRGTLLKRETLTRDLESNFAIILNTLHQSSRVQTAMKYVEDRVSKAGSSKVWLTGYSLGAAIAMLAGKNMAKRGKFLESFLFNPPYASFPIETIFKDNKNVIRGLQLTTHVIKVCAALASGYSCDEDSFAAISGWKPCLFVNNRDFICNGYIEHFKKRRKSDDVGVWGLISHHSLRNIVMKKLKIRDVEISEPLHLLPSAILIENLSPPEGSISPHKLRHWWKPDLNLRCTVYNYE from the coding sequence ATGTCTCGTGGAAGAGAACCTTTTAGCCTTGTGGGACCCAAACACCTTACCACCGTTGATTGGAACGACTACAACCATCGAAGGTCCGTATTAACCAGCTTGATCAAGGGTGTTTCCGAGCGGGAACGTGACCGACAAGTGGAATTACGTGGAGGCTCTGAGACACTTGCGCCACAATGGTGGGACTTTTTCAACTTCAAGTTAGTGAATGAGCTCGTCGATGAGGATGATGAGAGCATCTTCGGTGCCATTTTTGAATATGTATTACCTTCGGCAACTAATCCAGGCCCTGGATACGTAATCGCCTTTCGGGGCACCCTATTAAAACGAGAAACTTTGACAAGGGATCTTGAGTCGAATTTCGCAATAATCCTAAATACACTTCATCAAAGTAGTCGTGTTCAGACCGCCATGAAATATGTTGAAGATAGGGTGTCAAAAGCTGGCTCTTCAAAGGTGTGGTTAACTGGTTATTCCCTAGGGGCAGCCATCGCAATGCTTGCTGGAAAGAATATGGCGAAAAGAGGCAAATTCTTGGAAAGTTTTTTGTTTAATCCGCCATATGCATCTTTCCCAATTGAGACAATCTTCAAAGACAATAAGAATGTGATACGTGGACTTCAACTGACAACCCATGTTATCAAAGTTTGCGCTGCCCTGGCTTCGGGATATAGTTGTGATGAAGATTCATTTGCTGCAATATCAGGGTGGAAGCCATGTTTGTTTGTGAATAATAGAGACTTCATATGTAATGGATATATTGAACATTTCAAGAAGAGAAGAAAGAGCGACGACGTTGGAGTTTGGGGACTAATAAGCCATCATTCACTAAGAAATATAGTGATGAAAAAACTGAAAATAAGGGATGTTGAAATTTCGGAGCCGCTTCATTTGCTTCCTTCGGCAATTCTTATAGAGAATCTCAGTCCTCCCGAAGGAAGCATTTCACCGCATAAACTTCGTCATTGGTGGAAGCCTGACCTGAACTTGCGTTGTACTGTTTACAACTACGAATAG